The following proteins are encoded in a genomic region of Gimesia algae:
- a CDS encoding 3'-5' exoribonuclease YhaM family protein → MSRQNINQLKDGDTVNEVYLLVDKQLRANRNASLFLSADLRDSTGVVNARMWNVLEERMQHFQSGNYVQAKGKVHLFQGTLQIILTYIEPVSAENLDPADFQPQAPQDVQQLLTKLREMLLGIENNEIRTLMECFLVDEALMDEFCRAPAGVKTHHAYHGGLIEHVVNLMETAHRISDLYPKADMSLLLAGVFLHDLGKVRELGYENEFIYTDEGQLLGHLIIGVEMLTEKIRAYQEMTGESFPKEAELRLKHMIVSHHGTYEFGSARLPMTPEAVALHHLDNLDAKVNEFARFIDDDLNSTSNWTPYSPRLQRKLFKGITED, encoded by the coding sequence ATGTCTCGACAAAATATAAATCAACTCAAGGATGGTGATACAGTAAATGAGGTTTATCTCTTAGTTGATAAGCAGTTACGTGCAAATCGTAATGCCAGTCTGTTTCTATCAGCCGACCTGCGGGACTCGACCGGCGTTGTGAATGCCCGGATGTGGAACGTGCTTGAAGAGCGGATGCAGCATTTTCAGTCGGGAAACTATGTGCAGGCCAAAGGCAAAGTGCATCTGTTTCAGGGAACTCTGCAGATCATTTTGACTTACATCGAACCGGTCTCCGCAGAAAACCTGGATCCGGCTGATTTCCAGCCCCAGGCACCTCAGGATGTACAGCAACTGCTGACGAAGCTGCGTGAGATGCTGCTGGGTATCGAAAATAATGAAATCCGAACGCTGATGGAATGTTTTCTGGTTGATGAAGCCTTGATGGATGAATTCTGCCGAGCACCAGCGGGTGTGAAAACGCATCATGCCTACCACGGCGGGTTAATCGAACATGTCGTCAATCTGATGGAGACCGCGCATCGCATTTCTGATCTGTATCCCAAAGCGGACATGAGCCTGCTGCTGGCAGGGGTCTTCCTGCATGACCTGGGCAAAGTCCGGGAACTCGGATATGAGAACGAATTTATCTATACGGATGAAGGTCAGTTACTGGGGCATCTGATTATCGGCGTCGAGATGCTGACCGAGAAAATCCGTGCTTATCAGGAAATGACCGGAGAATCGTTTCCGAAAGAGGCAGAGTTGCGGCTGAAGCATATGATTGTCAGTCATCATGGGACTTATGAGTTCGGCAGTGCCCGCTTGCCGATGACTCCGGAAGCGGTGGCATTGCATCATCTGGATAACCTGGATGCCAAGGTGAATGAGTTTGCGAGATTCATTGACGATGATCTGAATTCCACATCAAACTGGACCCCTTATTCGCCTCGCTTGCAGCGAAAATTATTCAAGGGAATAACCGAGGATTGA
- a CDS encoding 3-keto-disaccharide hydrolase, translated as MKRHQIVGLSAALFTAVCLSASVQAGANSGWVSLFDGKTLNNWVQHNGTATYMVKDGTIEGTTSEGSPNSFLCTKKNYGNFELEFEVKVHDNLNSGVQIRSQQENGDGRVNGPQVEIEASGDNGAEAGYIYGEAIRYGNKGIGWMTPEDQRKPHKNLKDGEWNKFRVVANGPRIQTWINGEQVSDLVDERVFKSHPSGFIGLQVHGIKKGTGPYSVAWKNIRIKELK; from the coding sequence ATGAAACGACATCAAATCGTAGGATTGAGTGCAGCTTTATTCACTGCTGTCTGCCTGAGTGCGAGCGTACAGGCCGGAGCAAATTCTGGCTGGGTGAGTCTGTTTGACGGGAAGACTCTCAATAACTGGGTACAACATAATGGAACGGCGACCTATATGGTCAAAGATGGCACGATTGAAGGCACCACCTCAGAAGGCAGCCCGAATTCGTTTTTATGTACCAAGAAAAACTATGGTAATTTTGAACTGGAATTTGAAGTCAAAGTTCACGATAACCTGAATTCTGGCGTGCAGATCCGCAGCCAGCAGGAGAATGGTGACGGACGTGTGAATGGGCCTCAGGTCGAGATCGAAGCCAGTGGTGACAACGGTGCGGAAGCGGGATACATCTATGGCGAAGCGATCAGGTACGGAAATAAAGGCATTGGCTGGATGACGCCAGAAGATCAGCGTAAGCCTCACAAGAATCTGAAAGATGGCGAATGGAACAAGTTCCGGGTTGTCGCCAATGGTCCCAGAATCCAAACCTGGATTAACGGAGAACAGGTATCAGATCTGGTCGATGAGCGGGTTTTCAAATCTCATCCTTCAGGGTTCATCGGTCTGCAGGTACATGGTATCAAAAAGGGAACCGGTCCTTATTCTGTTGCCTGGAAAAACATTCGGATTAAAGAGCTGAAGTAA
- a CDS encoding sulfatase family protein — MLSLFQPAIRFSISFVMSLLLTSSLLMICPQSESAAAEAGRPNILFIFTDDHASHAMSCYGSKVNETPNLDRIAHEGMRFNNCFCTNSICGPSRAVILTGKHSHLNGFKQNGNKFDGAQQTFPKILRKHGYQTAIVGKWHLTSDPTGFDYSEILIGQGPYYNPPMIKNGERVKHVGYTTDIITDLALDYLKNDRDPDKPFMLMFQHKAPHRNWQPGPKYLHMYDDVTIPEPDNLFDNYEGRGTAAHQQDMTIEKTMTPFDLKLTPPNNLTPEQLATWNTAYEPKNEAFRKANLTGKDLVRWKYQRYMKDYLRCVASVDDNVGRMLDYLESSGLAKNTVVIYSSDQGFYLGDHGWFDKRFMYEESYRMPLLARWPGVIKPGSVNNDLVSNLDFAETFLNLAQAPIPADMQGVSLVPLFKGEEVKWRESLYYHYYEFYNDRRSAHMVRRHNGVRTKRYKLIDFYNLGEWELYDLEKDPREMKNVYAEPEYAQVVKDLKAELKLLQAKYQVPDDTGSVEKDPPSLYLKPRNSGAAQKKKAAGKK, encoded by the coding sequence ATGCTGTCGCTCTTCCAACCTGCAATTCGATTTTCTATTTCATTTGTGATGAGTCTGCTGCTCACTTCGTCTCTCTTGATGATCTGTCCGCAGTCTGAGAGTGCTGCCGCGGAAGCAGGCCGCCCTAACATTCTGTTTATCTTCACCGACGACCATGCCTCGCATGCGATGAGCTGTTATGGCTCGAAAGTCAACGAGACCCCGAATCTGGATCGCATCGCCCATGAAGGCATGCGGTTCAATAACTGTTTCTGCACGAACAGTATCTGCGGTCCCAGTCGCGCAGTCATTCTGACCGGCAAACACAGTCATTTGAACGGATTCAAACAGAACGGCAATAAATTTGACGGCGCGCAGCAGACGTTTCCCAAGATTCTCCGAAAACATGGCTATCAGACTGCCATTGTCGGGAAATGGCATCTGACCTCTGATCCAACGGGTTTCGACTATTCTGAAATTCTGATTGGACAGGGGCCTTATTATAACCCACCGATGATCAAGAACGGGGAACGTGTCAAACACGTGGGGTACACCACTGATATCATCACCGATCTGGCGCTCGACTATCTCAAAAATGATCGCGATCCTGACAAACCTTTTATGTTGATGTTTCAACACAAGGCACCGCATCGTAACTGGCAACCCGGCCCCAAATACCTCCACATGTATGACGATGTGACCATCCCGGAACCGGATAACCTGTTTGATAATTATGAAGGTCGTGGCACCGCAGCGCATCAGCAGGATATGACCATCGAAAAAACAATGACCCCGTTTGATCTGAAATTAACTCCCCCCAACAATCTGACTCCCGAACAGCTGGCGACGTGGAATACCGCGTATGAACCCAAAAACGAAGCATTCCGCAAAGCAAATCTCACGGGAAAAGATCTGGTACGCTGGAAATATCAGCGTTACATGAAAGACTATCTCAGATGTGTCGCTTCCGTCGATGATAACGTCGGCCGCATGCTGGATTACCTGGAATCTTCGGGCCTGGCGAAGAATACAGTCGTGATCTACTCTTCTGACCAGGGCTTTTATCTGGGAGATCATGGCTGGTTCGATAAACGATTCATGTATGAAGAATCATACCGGATGCCCTTGCTGGCACGCTGGCCCGGCGTCATCAAACCAGGGAGCGTTAATAACGATCTGGTATCCAACCTGGATTTCGCGGAAACCTTTCTGAATCTGGCCCAGGCCCCCATTCCGGCTGACATGCAGGGGGTCAGTCTGGTGCCTCTGTTCAAAGGGGAAGAAGTGAAATGGCGCGAAAGCCTCTACTACCATTATTACGAATTCTATAATGATCGACGTTCCGCCCATATGGTCCGTCGGCACAATGGAGTCCGCACGAAACGCTATAAGCTGATTGACTTTTACAACCTGGGTGAATGGGAACTATACGATCTGGAAAAAGATCCCCGCGAGATGAAGAATGTGTATGCGGAACCGGAATATGCTCAGGTGGTCAAAGACCTGAAAGCGGAGCTGAAACTGCTGCAGGCAAAGTACCAGGTACCTGATGACACAGGCTCTGTTGAGAAGGACCCTCCTTCACTTTATCTCAAACCGAGAAACAGTGGCGCTGCTCAGAAAAAGAAAGCAGCCGGTAAAAAATAA
- a CDS encoding DUF6655 family protein: MFDINRYLTNRIQSCLLMGLLLLLSGCGKMISNSATEQLLTSDAVDQTISHLDFSTLANKKVFFDTTYIKNVKGVGFVNGDYIISSLRQQIVAANCLIQEKKEEADYVIEARVGTLATNGHEVNYGIPASNMLSSAATLMPAAPAIPTIPEISLAKKNNQSAAAKISVFAYNQKTRERVWQSGVLQAKSTARDTWILGAGPFQRGTIYKDGAQFAGSKIEIPLGTGEDFANESTVDYLEPARFVETNVKPKVKEETKKRNVKTLDEWIKAEIAGKEKKKADSAVEAKQPKTEPVAAKESQGDEKSSTKAKSELEIEPSQIKTVLFLEPEKANGHHDWLQGDTSRISTVWPQIPEEPQKKPLSEPVATEQQEKFEADETFRRIISE; the protein is encoded by the coding sequence ATGTTTGATATTAATCGGTACCTTACTAATCGCATTCAGAGCTGTTTGCTCATGGGACTGCTGCTCCTGTTATCAGGTTGCGGAAAGATGATCAGTAATAGTGCGACAGAACAGTTGCTGACATCAGATGCCGTCGACCAGACTATCTCACACCTCGATTTCAGCACACTGGCAAATAAAAAAGTCTTTTTTGATACCACTTACATCAAGAACGTCAAAGGGGTCGGTTTTGTCAATGGAGACTATATTATCAGCTCATTGCGACAACAGATCGTCGCCGCCAATTGTCTGATTCAGGAGAAGAAAGAAGAAGCGGACTACGTCATTGAGGCGCGCGTCGGCACTTTGGCTACGAATGGCCACGAAGTGAATTATGGAATACCGGCCAGTAATATGCTTTCCTCCGCGGCGACACTGATGCCAGCCGCACCAGCAATTCCTACCATTCCCGAAATCTCGCTCGCGAAGAAGAACAATCAGTCCGCCGCAGCGAAAATCAGTGTATTTGCCTATAATCAGAAAACACGTGAACGCGTCTGGCAGTCAGGTGTGCTGCAGGCCAAAAGTACTGCCCGTGATACCTGGATCTTAGGGGCTGGTCCTTTTCAGCGTGGGACGATTTACAAGGATGGAGCTCAATTTGCCGGGTCTAAAATAGAAATCCCGCTGGGAACTGGTGAGGATTTTGCCAATGAAAGCACCGTGGATTATCTGGAACCGGCACGCTTTGTGGAGACTAATGTAAAGCCGAAGGTGAAAGAGGAAACCAAAAAACGGAATGTGAAAACACTGGATGAATGGATTAAAGCGGAGATCGCTGGTAAAGAAAAGAAAAAAGCGGATTCTGCAGTAGAGGCGAAACAACCGAAAACCGAGCCTGTAGCTGCGAAAGAGTCGCAGGGTGATGAGAAGTCCTCTACGAAAGCGAAATCAGAACTTGAGATTGAGCCCTCCCAGATAAAAACGGTTCTCTTTTTAGAGCCCGAAAAAGCCAATGGACATCACGACTGGCTGCAGGGAGATACTTCGCGGATCTCAACTGTGTGGCCCCAAATTCCGGAAGAGCCTCAGAAGAAACCGCTTAGCGAGCCTGTGGCAACAGAACAGCAGGAAAAGTTTGAGGCAGATGAAACGTTTCGCAGAATTATTTCCGAATAA
- a CDS encoding sulfatase family protein, with the protein MQVRFSSLNHLFCLLAIFLLTSFFQSERIVAAPPNIVMIFADDVSWNDLGCYGHPSIRTPNLDRLAKEGLRFDNAYLTISSCSPSRCSVITGRYPHNTGAPELHTPLPEGQVLFPQLLRDAGYYTVISGKQHMGNYALTSFDLVSKGKGPGREADWVPILKERPKDKPFFCWFASVDAHRAWQASKEYQPHQPSEVVVPPYLIDCEETRRDLAQYYDEISRIDYFTGQILDELDAQGIAENTLVLFFADNGRPFPRCKTRLYDSGIKTPLIVRWPAAVKAGGVSHSLISSLDIGPTFLDVAGVAPDKRIQGVSFEKVLKQPDAKIRDFAFAEHNWHVFKAHERMVRSGDWLYIRNAWPEQRNLCVESIEFPSGEVLWDRFNAGKLNERQQDVFLKPRPREELYRVSKDPYQFHNLALQPAHAAELARLSKALDQWTVQTGDTIPENPTPDRNQRPGEPEPPEFEHREMPGDAKQAQKINAPGPVLSSSID; encoded by the coding sequence ATGCAGGTTCGATTTTCTTCCTTGAACCATCTCTTTTGTCTGTTGGCAATTTTTCTGCTGACGTCTTTTTTTCAGTCTGAGCGCATCGTTGCCGCTCCGCCGAACATTGTCATGATTTTCGCCGACGATGTTTCCTGGAACGACCTGGGATGCTACGGTCATCCGTCCATACGAACTCCCAATCTGGATCGACTGGCTAAAGAAGGCCTGCGGTTTGACAATGCCTATCTGACGATCAGCAGTTGCAGTCCGAGCCGTTGCAGTGTGATCACAGGCCGTTATCCTCACAACACAGGTGCACCCGAACTGCATACCCCATTACCTGAAGGTCAGGTGTTATTTCCACAGTTACTACGTGATGCCGGTTACTATACGGTGATCTCCGGTAAGCAGCATATGGGTAATTATGCCTTGACATCCTTCGATCTTGTCTCAAAAGGAAAAGGGCCGGGACGCGAAGCTGACTGGGTTCCTATCCTGAAAGAACGACCCAAAGACAAACCTTTTTTCTGCTGGTTCGCGTCCGTCGATGCCCACCGCGCGTGGCAGGCATCCAAAGAATACCAGCCCCATCAGCCTTCTGAAGTCGTCGTCCCTCCCTACCTGATTGACTGTGAAGAAACACGCCGTGATCTGGCGCAGTACTATGACGAGATCAGTCGCATCGATTATTTTACCGGCCAGATCCTGGACGAGCTGGATGCCCAGGGGATCGCTGAGAATACACTGGTGTTATTTTTCGCAGACAATGGCCGCCCCTTTCCCCGCTGTAAAACCCGATTATATGACAGCGGCATCAAAACGCCTCTGATTGTCCGCTGGCCCGCCGCGGTAAAAGCAGGCGGCGTGAGTCACAGCCTGATCAGTTCCCTGGACATCGGCCCCACATTTCTCGATGTGGCAGGTGTCGCTCCCGACAAACGCATTCAGGGGGTCAGTTTTGAAAAGGTCCTTAAACAGCCGGATGCGAAAATCCGTGACTTTGCCTTTGCCGAACATAACTGGCATGTCTTCAAAGCCCACGAACGGATGGTACGATCTGGTGACTGGCTTTACATTCGCAACGCCTGGCCTGAGCAGCGTAACCTGTGTGTGGAGTCAATCGAATTTCCTTCAGGCGAAGTACTCTGGGACCGTTTCAATGCGGGTAAACTGAACGAGAGGCAGCAGGACGTATTTTTAAAACCCCGACCTCGTGAAGAACTGTATCGGGTGAGCAAAGATCCCTACCAGTTTCATAATCTGGCATTACAGCCCGCGCACGCCGCGGAACTGGCGCGGCTCAGCAAAGCCCTCGATCAATGGACGGTTCAGACGGGAGATACCATTCCGGAGAATCCGACTCCCGACAGAAATCAGCGTCCGGGAGAACCTGAGCCCCCCGAATTTGAACACCGTGAAATGCCCGGGGATGCGAAACAGGCGCAGAAGATTAATGCGCCGGGACCTGTCTTGTCCTCGTCGATTGATTGA
- a CDS encoding tetratricopeptide repeat protein → MMIPRIPQKTIRRLMAAEGYLELGMPRQALRELDQVIDPGSLTASYSFLRGESLKRVGRYSEAIQPLQYAADLLPIPHSQLPWKSLGACYRESGQSDLADSAEKTADEIASEANIHLRFEPLGSQFNPIVKHQVHLTISFEPAEEEEQTETDENPFLDQEEPEDFGIDPEVE, encoded by the coding sequence ATGATGATCCCTCGAATTCCTCAAAAAACGATACGACGATTGATGGCCGCTGAAGGCTATCTGGAACTGGGAATGCCTCGACAGGCGCTCAGAGAATTGGATCAGGTTATAGATCCAGGATCGTTAACCGCCTCGTATTCTTTTTTACGAGGGGAATCTTTGAAACGAGTTGGTCGCTACTCAGAAGCGATCCAACCATTACAATACGCGGCTGATTTGCTGCCGATACCCCATAGTCAGCTTCCCTGGAAATCCCTGGGAGCCTGCTACCGCGAAAGTGGCCAGAGTGATCTGGCAGACAGCGCTGAAAAAACCGCCGATGAGATTGCATCAGAAGCTAATATTCATCTGCGATTTGAGCCTCTGGGTTCACAGTTCAATCCCATTGTAAAACATCAGGTTCACCTGACTATTTCGTTTGAACCAGCGGAAGAGGAAGAACAGACCGAAACAGACGAAAACCCGTTTCTGGACCAGGAAGAACCGGAAGATTTTGGCATCGATCCGGAGGTCGAATAA
- a CDS encoding tetratricopeptide repeat protein, producing the protein MFDNVSPKVIHKIMAAEGYLELGMPIQALDALAALEDAGPLEAMRLFLTGEAYLRQERYQEAIEPLHQAARLFPVMESRKAWNALSECFRLGGYQELAEVASMTAEAVEEIEASCEVLCLTQDHGSSWMWPDSASRMTDFSLSNRSVGPRIPR; encoded by the coding sequence ATGTTTGACAACGTTTCTCCCAAAGTAATTCACAAAATTATGGCCGCCGAGGGATACCTGGAACTGGGAATGCCCATTCAGGCTCTGGATGCACTTGCTGCATTAGAAGACGCTGGTCCACTGGAAGCCATGCGTCTGTTTCTGACGGGGGAAGCATACCTGCGTCAGGAACGATATCAGGAGGCGATTGAGCCTCTGCATCAGGCCGCACGCCTGTTTCCTGTCATGGAAAGTCGCAAAGCCTGGAACGCCTTAAGCGAATGCTTTCGCCTGGGAGGCTATCAGGAACTGGCAGAGGTCGCATCCATGACGGCAGAAGCGGTAGAAGAGATTGAAGCGAGTTGCGAAGTATTGTGTTTGACACAGGACCATGGATCATCCTGGATGTGGCCTGATTCTGCCTCCCGCATGACTGACTTTTCACTGTCGAATCGGAGTGTCGGCCCCCGCATTCCTCGCTAA
- a CDS encoding MraY family glycosyltransferase, giving the protein MLFFVFACLVPAFLISFLATAAMRKLAPRWGLIDQPAQRKVHTNPTPLGGGVGIWLGVIIPIVCAQLIALVIVKSGIKPAWIPAELVPHLEGVLYRSGQLWMVLGGGTVLAVMGLLDDKLNISWKPRLIIQLLVAGGLVMGGIRGTLFIQQPWIGMLLTVAWIIVLVNSLNFLDNMDGLTSGIGLIAAVLFALIMLRYTGEPRWLVAGVLLVLAGSIAGFLCHNWPPAKIFMGDSGSYFIGLILSTMTVLGTFYPGATSAGENIVNRHVILAPLCILAIPLYDFCTVMLIRLKEGRSPFHADKSHFSHRLVELGLTKRDTVLTIHLATLTTGIGGLILYEVSSWSAALLVMLMILCVLLIVTILENVGRKNRE; this is encoded by the coding sequence ATGCTATTCTTTGTTTTTGCCTGCCTTGTCCCCGCATTTTTAATTTCCTTTCTCGCTACGGCAGCAATGCGCAAACTGGCGCCTCGCTGGGGACTCATTGATCAGCCTGCCCAACGCAAAGTACATACTAACCCCACTCCCCTTGGTGGAGGTGTCGGCATCTGGCTGGGAGTCATCATCCCGATCGTCTGCGCCCAGCTGATCGCACTGGTGATTGTCAAATCAGGCATCAAACCAGCCTGGATTCCCGCCGAACTCGTTCCTCATCTGGAAGGAGTTCTCTATCGCTCGGGACAACTCTGGATGGTGCTCGGGGGAGGAACGGTTCTCGCAGTTATGGGACTGCTTGACGATAAACTCAATATCTCCTGGAAGCCACGCCTGATCATTCAATTGCTCGTGGCTGGTGGCCTGGTGATGGGGGGCATCCGGGGCACTCTTTTTATTCAGCAACCCTGGATCGGGATGCTGCTGACAGTCGCCTGGATTATCGTCCTGGTCAACTCATTGAACTTTCTGGATAATATGGATGGCCTCACATCGGGTATCGGACTCATCGCCGCCGTCCTGTTTGCTTTAATCATGTTACGTTACACCGGAGAACCACGCTGGCTGGTCGCAGGCGTTCTACTCGTTCTCGCGGGCTCGATTGCTGGTTTTTTATGCCATAACTGGCCTCCAGCGAAAATCTTCATGGGAGACTCGGGCAGCTATTTTATCGGACTGATCCTGTCTACGATGACCGTCCTGGGAACATTTTATCCAGGTGCGACTTCAGCCGGCGAGAACATCGTGAATCGGCATGTCATCCTGGCCCCGCTTTGTATTCTGGCAATTCCCCTGTATGATTTCTGCACGGTGATGCTCATTCGATTAAAAGAGGGGCGCAGCCCATTTCACGCGGATAAAAGTCATTTCTCACATCGCCTGGTCGAGCTCGGCTTAACTAAACGGGATACTGTTCTGACAATCCACCTCGCGACCTTGACCACTGGTATCGGTGGACTGATTTTATATGAAGTCTCGTCCTGGAGCGCTGCCCTGCTGGTCATGCTCATGATTCTGTGTGTCCTTTTGATCGTGACGATCCTGGAAAATGTAGGTCGGAAAAATCGGGAATGA
- a CDS encoding proline--tRNA ligase, which translates to MRWSNTLIPTIKEVPADAEIPSHQLMLRAGLIRQLMAGAYTYLPLGWKAIQKASQIIREEMDAAGAAELHMPALQPIGLFERTQRKEAFGSVLIQFNVPRGNRLIPMALGPTHEEVVTDLISHCISSYKQLPLTVYQIQTKFRNEERPRFGVLRTSEFLMKDAYSFSSCVEQLDEIYDRMYRAYCRIFARCGLKYLPVEAESGPIGGDASHEFMIPSDNGEDSIVYCEASGYAANMERADTGRTSPEIATSDNAGLLEKKATPEATTIEQVSQFLGCEPSQMIKTLIYLADGEPVAVLIRGDHEANEGKIRRALSASSVELADDKTIQQVTNAPTGFAGPVGIKCKIIADHDIPIIENAITGANEADTHYLNVNVGRDYQLDTTYDLRNAEAGDPCPKSGKPLTIVHGIEVGHVFKLGTKYTEALDANFLDEKEKRHPIIMGCYGIGVNRIVAGLAETRHDENGLIWPLSIAPYEVLVIPLNIKDDEVMQTAERYYNELKAAGVDVLFDDRNARPGVKFKDADLVGIPYRVVIGGKGLQNGEIETKWRTAENAEMIALDAGITPVLEALESRKAEEYQAANVPE; encoded by the coding sequence GTGCGCTGGTCGAATACTCTGATCCCCACCATCAAAGAAGTTCCCGCCGACGCGGAGATTCCCAGCCATCAACTCATGCTGAGAGCCGGTCTGATCCGTCAGTTGATGGCGGGGGCGTATACTTACCTTCCCCTGGGTTGGAAGGCGATTCAGAAAGCATCACAGATTATCCGGGAAGAAATGGACGCCGCCGGAGCCGCGGAACTTCATATGCCCGCTTTGCAACCGATCGGCCTGTTTGAACGCACACAGCGAAAAGAGGCCTTTGGATCCGTGCTGATCCAGTTCAATGTTCCCCGCGGAAATCGCCTGATTCCCATGGCACTTGGCCCTACACACGAAGAAGTCGTGACCGATCTCATCAGTCATTGCATCAGCAGCTACAAACAGCTGCCTCTGACGGTTTACCAGATTCAGACAAAATTCCGCAACGAAGAACGCCCCCGTTTTGGCGTGCTGCGTACCAGTGAATTTCTGATGAAAGACGCTTACAGCTTCAGTTCCTGCGTCGAACAACTCGATGAAATCTATGACCGCATGTACCGGGCCTACTGCCGCATTTTCGCCCGTTGTGGCCTGAAATACCTGCCTGTCGAAGCAGAAAGTGGCCCGATTGGCGGCGATGCCTCACACGAATTCATGATCCCCTCTGACAACGGTGAAGACTCCATCGTCTACTGTGAAGCCTCGGGCTATGCAGCCAATATGGAACGGGCCGACACAGGGCGTACTTCGCCGGAAATCGCGACCAGCGACAATGCAGGTCTCCTGGAGAAAAAAGCAACTCCCGAGGCAACAACTATTGAGCAGGTCAGTCAATTCCTGGGATGTGAACCATCCCAGATGATCAAAACCCTGATTTATCTGGCAGATGGCGAGCCAGTGGCCGTCCTGATCCGTGGCGATCACGAAGCCAACGAAGGCAAAATCCGCCGCGCCCTGTCTGCCAGCTCAGTCGAGCTAGCGGATGACAAGACCATTCAGCAGGTCACAAACGCGCCGACCGGTTTTGCCGGGCCGGTCGGCATCAAGTGCAAAATCATCGCTGACCACGACATCCCCATCATCGAAAACGCGATCACCGGGGCGAATGAAGCAGACACACACTACCTGAATGTGAATGTGGGCCGGGACTATCAGCTCGATACCACTTACGATCTACGCAATGCGGAAGCGGGCGACCCCTGTCCGAAGAGTGGCAAACCGCTGACGATTGTGCATGGCATCGAAGTCGGTCATGTATTCAAGCTGGGTACCAAGTACACAGAAGCCCTGGATGCGAACTTCCTGGACGAAAAAGAAAAGCGACATCCGATTATCATGGGTTGTTACGGGATCGGCGTGAATCGAATTGTCGCTGGTCTGGCAGAAACACGACATGACGAGAACGGCCTCATCTGGCCCCTTTCGATTGCCCCCTATGAAGTACTGGTGATTCCGTTGAACATAAAAGACGACGAAGTCATGCAGACTGCGGAACGCTATTACAACGAACTTAAAGCAGCCGGCGTTGATGTCCTGTTTGATGATCGCAATGCCCGGCCCGGCGTTAAATTCAAAGACGCGGACCTGGTCGGCATTCCCTATCGGGTCGTCATCGGCGGTAAGGGGCTGCAGAATGGAGAAATCGAAACCAAGTGGCGGACCGCAGAAAATGCAGAAATGATTGCCCTTGATGCCGGCATCACACCTGTTCTCGAAGCTCTGGAATCACGCAAGGCAGAAGAGTATCAGGCGGCGAATGTCCCTGAGTGA